In one window of Henckelia pumila isolate YLH828 chromosome 1, ASM3356847v2, whole genome shotgun sequence DNA:
- the LOC140859848 gene encoding uncharacterized protein produces MAHDQVDPNTTIVTVPDKSISGFSISLPSREELSSDLIIRGCSVQMQSHELLADLIILNMSDFDVIFGMDWLSRYEATIDCFLASVTCDQELHRPKLEDVEVVRDFLEVFPDDIAGLPPAREVKFGIELMPGTQPVSKEPYSFDEHRQHLTTVLQVLKEKQLFAKFSKCEFWLEQIAFLGHLVSAKGIEVDPAKIDAIKNWVTPKNATECEKSFLVLKKKLMTSPVLAIPEGTGQFVIYTDASKSGLGAVLMQDGKVKVEHQRPAGLLKPLHIPTWKWEDVTMDFVIGLPITQRRMNSIWIIVDRTPLHWDEIGERAVLGPEIVQQTVDMIAKIRDRMLTAQSRQKSYADRRRRELEFQVGDHVFLKVSPWKGVLRFGMKEKLSPRYIGPFEILDKVGTRAYRVALPPNLEGVHNVFHITMLRKYISNPSHVIRHEPVLWKPDLSYEEIPIQILDTQVRKLRNKEIKMVKVLWRNQLVEEATWETEQDMRSRYPEVFGKSNFEDKILLRRVKL; encoded by the exons ATGGCACATGATCAAGTGGATCCAAATACAACTATAGTTACAG TACCGGATAAGTCAATATCAGGATTTAGTATATCCTTGCCTTCAAGGGAAGAATTGAGTAGTGATTTGATTATCAGAGGATGCAGTGTACAAATGCAGAGTCACGAGTTACTTGCTGATCTTATTATCCTGaatatgtctgattttgacgtGATATTCgggatggattggttgtctCGATACGAGGCTACTATAGACT GTTTCCTTGCAAGTGTCACTTGCGACCAAGAATTACATCGACCGAAACTTGAAGACGTCGAAGTAGTGAGAGATTTCCTAGAAgtatttcctgatgatattgcaggattacctccagctaGGGAGGTAAAATTTGGAATTGAACTAATGCCTGGAACCCAACCAGTTTCCAAAGAACCATACAG TTTCGATGAGCATCGTCAGCATCTAACTACAGTCTTGCAGGTTCTGAAAGAAAAACAATTGTTtgctaagttcagtaagtgtgaattttggctggaacAGATTGCATTTTTGGGTCACCTAGTTTCggctaagggaatagaggttgaTCCAGCAAAGATTGATGCAATTAAAAATTGGGTTACTCCAAAGAATGCTACAGAG TGTGAGAAAAGCTTTTTAGTTTTGAAGAAAAAGTTGATGACATCACCAGTACTAGCCATACCAGAAGGCACAGGTCAATTCGTAATTTATACAGATGCTTCCAAGAGTGGATTAGGGGCTGTCTTGATGCAAGATGGAAAG gtgaaagttgAACATCAAAGGCCAGCAGGACTTCTGAAACCATTACATATTCCCACTTGGAAATGGGAAGATgttacaatggactttgtgattgGGCTACCAATTACACAACgaagaatgaattcaatatggATAATAGTTGACAG GACTCCTCTACATTGGGATGAGATTGGAGAGAGAGCTGTGTTGGGACCAGAAATAGTGCAACAAACAGTTGATATGATAGCAAAAATTAGAGACAGGATGTTGACAGCACAGAGCCGTCAGAAAAGCTATGCCGATCGGAGGCGTAGAGAGTTGGAGTTCcaagtaggtgatcacgtgtttttGAAGGTTTCACCTTGGAAAGGAGTCTTAAGATTTGGGATGAAGGAAAAGTTGAGCccaagatatataggacctttcGAGATCCTAGACAAGGTTGGAACAAGAGCTTACCGAGTAGCATTGCCTCCAAACTTGGAAGGTGTACATAACGTATTCCATATCACAATGTTGAGAAAGTATATCTCAAATCCTTCCCATGTCATTCGCCACGAGCCAGTTCTATGGAAACCAGACTTGTCTTATGAAGAAATACCTATCCAAATTTTGGATACACAAGTCCGAAAGCTGAGAAACAAAGAGATCAAGATGGTAAAGGTCTTATGGCGCAATCAATTAGTGGAagaggctacttgggagaccgaacaAGATATGCGTAGCCGATACCCAGAAGTATTTggtaagtcgaatttcgaggacaaaattcttttaaggagggtaaaATTGTAA